The following are encoded together in the Gemmatimonadota bacterium genome:
- the bglX gene encoding beta-glucosidase BglX — protein MIERRVRELLARMTLEEKIGQLAQVQSGGGHVPDHLRQSLRDGRVGSVINEVHAATVNELQRIAVEESRLGIPLLIGRDVIHGFRTVFPIPLGQAASWNPALVREGARVAAREAASAGVNWTFAPMLDIARDPRWGRVAESLGEDPHLSGVLGAAMVRGFQGEDESGAPAARGRLAACAKHFAGYGASESGRDYATTSIPEHDLRNVHLPPFKAAIDSGAMTIMTSFSDLNGVPATGNAWLLTQVLREEWGFDGFVVSDWDSIRQLAVHGLTEDDRGSAREAANAGVDMEMASHTYAHHMAALVHDGEVPLARVDAMVANILRIKFRLGLFEQPYTDPAQFPPPGADVHLAAARAAAIESAVLLKNDYQALPLSRESLRTIAVIGPLADDPYEQLGTWIFDGDAQLSRPLLPAIRALAGDQIAVHYARGVETTRSHGTAGFAEAVAAAESSDVVVLVLGEEAILSGEAHCRADVALPGAQEALIEAVAATGKPIVLVLMTGRALALERIAHHCHAILCAWHPGCMGGEAIADLLFGVASPSGRLPVTFPRVTGQLPIYYAQKHGGKPATPATYIHIDDIQPRAPQLSVGNTSFHLDVHWTPLFPFGHGLSYTTFAYEHLRASTAELPMDGTLTLSVDVINVGHREGDEVVQLYVRDLVGSVTRPVRELKGFQKLRLAPGERRTVSFTLAAHDLAFHGRGMQLAAEPGRFHAGIGGDSNAALHLEFVLLAPTTP, from the coding sequence ATGATCGAGCGGCGAGTGCGCGAGCTGCTGGCGCGCATGACGCTCGAGGAGAAGATCGGGCAGCTGGCGCAGGTGCAATCCGGGGGCGGACACGTCCCCGACCACCTGCGCCAGTCGCTGCGTGACGGACGCGTGGGCTCGGTGATCAACGAGGTGCACGCCGCCACGGTCAACGAGCTGCAGCGCATCGCCGTGGAGGAGAGCCGGCTCGGCATCCCGCTCCTCATCGGGCGCGACGTGATCCACGGCTTTCGCACCGTCTTCCCGATCCCGCTGGGCCAGGCGGCGAGCTGGAACCCCGCGCTCGTGCGGGAGGGAGCGCGCGTCGCCGCGCGCGAGGCGGCGTCGGCAGGCGTCAACTGGACCTTCGCCCCCATGCTCGACATCGCCCGCGACCCCCGCTGGGGGCGTGTCGCCGAGTCGTTAGGCGAGGACCCGCACCTCTCCGGGGTGCTGGGTGCCGCCATGGTGCGGGGCTTCCAGGGCGAGGACGAATCCGGCGCGCCGGCAGCTCGCGGGCGCCTGGCGGCCTGTGCCAAGCACTTCGCCGGCTACGGCGCCAGCGAGAGCGGGCGCGACTACGCGACCACGAGCATCCCCGAGCACGACCTGCGCAACGTGCACCTCCCGCCGTTCAAGGCGGCGATCGACTCAGGGGCGATGACGATCATGACGTCGTTCAGCGACCTCAATGGCGTCCCCGCCACCGGCAACGCCTGGCTCCTCACACAGGTGCTGCGCGAGGAGTGGGGGTTCGACGGCTTCGTGGTGAGCGACTGGGACTCCATTCGCCAGCTCGCCGTGCACGGCCTCACCGAGGACGATCGCGGCTCGGCGCGCGAGGCCGCCAACGCCGGCGTCGACATGGAGATGGCGAGCCACACCTACGCCCATCACATGGCCGCGCTCGTGCACGACGGCGAAGTGCCGCTGGCGCGGGTGGATGCGATGGTCGCCAACATCCTGCGCATCAAGTTCCGGCTGGGGCTCTTCGAGCAGCCCTACACGGATCCGGCGCAGTTTCCACCGCCCGGTGCCGATGTGCACCTGGCGGCGGCACGCGCCGCGGCGATCGAATCGGCGGTCCTGCTCAAGAACGACTACCAAGCGCTCCCGCTCTCCCGCGAGTCGCTCCGCACCATCGCGGTCATCGGCCCCCTGGCCGACGATCCGTACGAGCAGCTCGGGACCTGGATCTTCGACGGCGACGCCCAGCTCAGCCGCCCGCTCCTCCCCGCCATTCGCGCCCTGGCCGGCGACCAGATCGCCGTGCACTACGCCCGCGGGGTGGAGACGACGCGCAGTCACGGCACCGCCGGCTTCGCCGAAGCGGTTGCAGCTGCCGAGTCGTCCGATGTGGTCGTCCTCGTCCTGGGAGAGGAGGCCATCCTCTCCGGCGAGGCGCACTGCCGCGCCGACGTCGCACTCCCGGGCGCGCAGGAAGCGCTCATCGAGGCCGTCGCCGCCACCGGAAAGCCGATCGTGCTCGTCCTCATGACCGGGCGCGCGCTCGCCCTGGAGCGCATCGCGCACCACTGTCACGCCATCCTCTGCGCGTGGCACCCCGGCTGCATGGGAGGCGAGGCCATCGCCGACCTCCTCTTCGGCGTCGCCTCGCCGTCGGGCAGGCTCCCGGTGACCTTCCCCCGCGTCACCGGGCAGCTCCCCATCTATTACGCGCAGAAGCATGGCGGCAAGCCGGCGACGCCGGCCACGTACATTCACATCGACGATATCCAGCCGCGCGCCCCGCAGCTCTCCGTCGGCAACACGTCGTTCCATCTCGATGTGCACTGGACGCCGCTCTTTCCCTTCGGGCACGGGCTGTCGTACACCACCTTCGCGTACGAACATCTCCGCGCCAGCACCGCCGAACTGCCCATGGACGGCACCCTCACGTTGAGCGTCGACGTCATCAACGTGGGCCATCGAGAGGGCGACGAAGTCGTGCAGCTGTACGTGCGCGACCTGGTCGGGAGCGTCACGCGTCCCGTGCGCGAGCTCAAGGGCTTCCAGAAGCTTCGCCTCGCTCCCGGGGAGCGTCGTACGGTCTCCTTCACGCTTGCGGCGCACGACCTCGCGTTCCATGGTCGCGGCATGCAGCTGGCGGCCGAGCCCGGGCGTTTCCATGCCGGGATCGGCGGTGACTCCAACGCCGCGCTCCACCTCGAGTTCGTCCTGCTGGCACCGACCACGCCGTGA
- a CDS encoding glycoside hydrolase family 3 protein: MTASTDPQTLGARADAILERMTLAQKLGQMMQPERQAATPDDVKAYHLGSILSGGGSCPGDNRPADWIAMNDAYWAASMSDEDGRTPIPLLYGVDAIHGHANVLGATVFPHNIGLGATNDPDLLERIAQATAREILATGVEWTFAPTLAVARDLRWGRTYESYSEDPARVASYAARFVRGLQGDLGRDGVIACAKHWVGDGRTDQGFDQGNTLVDEDELTRTHIAPYLPALAEGVLTVMASFNSWNGDKCHGHRYLLTDVLKGRLGFSGFVISDWDGVDYLDPDYATAIGKAVNAGVDMLMVSVEWRACLAHLTRLVADGTIPMSRIDDAVRRILVVKHRYGLFERPRPADRHWSQHDCLGAAEHRAVAREAVRKSLVLLKHEGGLLPLTPSDRILVAGRNADNRGHQCGGFTVAWQGTTGNDFIHGGTSIWEGIRDVAPGATLSVDGSAADASAHDVALVVIGEKPYAEGMGDLRGVETIGAGSAFGGKNLRLPPYGDSLELATLHPEELATIRAIRAKGIPVVTVLVSGRPLVVNDELAESAAFVAAWLPGSEGGGVADVLFGGDGFQGTLPFAWPATADGATAEARDREALYPRGHGLTTGRTR, encoded by the coding sequence ATGACCGCTTCGACCGACCCGCAGACGCTCGGTGCCCGCGCCGACGCCATCCTCGAGCGCATGACGCTGGCACAGAAGCTCGGGCAGATGATGCAGCCCGAGCGCCAGGCCGCCACGCCCGACGACGTGAAGGCTTACCACCTCGGCTCGATCCTGAGCGGGGGCGGCTCGTGCCCGGGTGATAATCGCCCCGCGGACTGGATCGCCATGAACGACGCGTACTGGGCCGCGTCGATGAGCGACGAGGATGGGCGCACGCCCATTCCGCTCCTGTACGGCGTCGACGCCATCCACGGCCATGCCAACGTCCTTGGCGCCACCGTCTTCCCCCACAACATCGGGCTCGGCGCCACCAACGATCCAGACCTGCTCGAGCGCATCGCGCAGGCCACCGCCCGCGAAATCCTCGCCACCGGCGTGGAGTGGACCTTTGCTCCCACGCTCGCCGTCGCGCGCGACCTGCGCTGGGGACGCACGTACGAGAGCTACTCCGAGGATCCGGCGCGCGTCGCGAGCTACGCCGCACGCTTCGTTCGGGGGCTGCAGGGCGACCTGGGTCGCGACGGCGTGATCGCCTGCGCCAAGCACTGGGTGGGCGACGGCAGGACCGATCAGGGCTTCGACCAGGGAAACACCCTCGTCGACGAGGACGAGCTCACCCGCACGCACATCGCCCCGTACCTCCCGGCCCTCGCCGAAGGGGTGCTGACGGTCATGGCGTCGTTCAATAGCTGGAACGGCGACAAGTGCCACGGCCACCGCTACCTGCTCACCGACGTCCTCAAGGGGCGGCTTGGCTTTTCCGGCTTTGTCATCTCGGACTGGGACGGGGTCGACTACCTCGACCCCGACTACGCGACCGCCATCGGCAAGGCGGTGAACGCCGGCGTCGACATGCTCATGGTCTCGGTGGAGTGGCGCGCCTGCCTCGCGCACCTCACGCGCCTGGTCGCCGATGGCACGATCCCCATGTCGCGCATCGACGACGCCGTGCGGCGCATCCTCGTCGTGAAGCACCGGTACGGGCTCTTCGAACGCCCGCGCCCGGCGGACCGTCACTGGTCGCAGCACGACTGCCTTGGCGCCGCCGAGCATCGCGCGGTGGCGCGTGAGGCGGTGCGGAAGTCACTCGTCCTGCTCAAGCACGAGGGTGGACTCCTCCCCCTCACCCCCAGCGACCGCATCCTCGTCGCCGGGCGCAACGCCGACAACCGTGGGCACCAGTGCGGCGGCTTCACCGTGGCCTGGCAGGGGACCACGGGGAACGACTTCATCCACGGCGGGACGTCGATCTGGGAAGGAATCCGCGACGTTGCACCTGGGGCGACGCTCAGCGTCGACGGCTCGGCCGCCGACGCGAGCGCGCACGACGTCGCCCTCGTGGTCATCGGCGAGAAGCCGTACGCCGAGGGGATGGGCGACCTGCGCGGCGTGGAGACGATCGGCGCGGGGTCGGCCTTTGGCGGCAAGAACCTGCGACTGCCGCCCTACGGCGACTCGCTCGAACTGGCGACGCTCCACCCGGAGGAGCTGGCGACGATTCGTGCCATCCGCGCCAAGGGGATCCCCGTGGTGACGGTCCTCGTGTCGGGGCGCCCGCTGGTGGTGAACGACGAACTCGCCGAGTCGGCGGCCTTCGTCGCGGCCTGGCTCCCCGGGTCGGAGGGAGGCGGAGTCGCCGACGTCCTGTTCGGCGGCGACGGCTTCCAGGGGACGCTTCCGTTCGCCTGGCCGGCCACGGCCGACGGCGCGACGGCGGAGGCCCGCGACCGCGAGGCGCTGTATCCTCGCGGCCACGGACTTACCACCGGGCGGACGCGTTAG
- a CDS encoding glycoside hydrolase family 16 protein: MNRRIALLSLSLAGLVGCTEPDGPWVLAWEDDFSGAAGALPNQSNWRFDVGTDWGNAQLEFDTDRASNASLDGSGHLVITARQESFRGSGYTSARLTTQGKQEFKYGRIEARIKMPSGRGIWPAFWLLGANEDVVGWPQAGEIDIMEYRGQEPSVVNGTLHGPGYSGINGFTRRYLLDGARFDADYHDFTVEWDEDQIKWKVDGQTYHEIKRSYVPGAWVYDHPFYIILNVAVGGGYVGPPDGSTVFPQSMLVDWVRVYRR, encoded by the coding sequence ATGAACAGACGTATCGCGCTGCTCTCCCTTTCATTGGCCGGCCTCGTCGGATGCACCGAACCGGATGGACCGTGGGTCCTGGCGTGGGAGGATGACTTCAGCGGCGCCGCCGGGGCACTGCCTAACCAGTCCAACTGGCGCTTCGACGTCGGGACCGACTGGGGGAACGCCCAGCTCGAGTTCGACACCGACCGGGCGAGCAACGCCTCGCTCGACGGTTCCGGGCACCTGGTGATCACGGCGCGCCAGGAGTCGTTCCGCGGGAGTGGTTACACCTCGGCGCGCCTGACGACGCAGGGGAAGCAGGAGTTCAAGTACGGGCGCATCGAGGCGCGCATCAAGATGCCGTCGGGGCGCGGGATCTGGCCCGCCTTCTGGCTGTTAGGGGCCAACGAGGACGTGGTCGGGTGGCCGCAGGCGGGGGAGATCGACATCATGGAGTACCGGGGGCAGGAGCCCAGCGTCGTGAATGGGACGCTGCACGGCCCCGGCTACTCGGGGATCAACGGCTTCACGCGGCGCTACCTCCTGGACGGCGCGCGTTTCGACGCCGACTACCACGACTTCACCGTCGAGTGGGACGAGGACCAGATCAAGTGGAAGGTCGACGGACAGACCTACCATGAGATCAAGCGCAGCTACGTCCCCGGCGCCTGGGTCTACGACCATCCGTTCTACATCATCCTGAACGTGGCGGTCGGTGGGGGATACGTTGGGCCGCCGGATGGCTCGACCGTCTTCCCGCAGTCGATGCTGGTGGACTGGGTTCGCGTGTACCGGCGCTGA
- a CDS encoding ROK family transcriptional regulator: protein MLDEPWKSKVTGVVQPEVAPWRADVTRPPSLADSVLRLIWDERAISRADIARRTGLSRSTVSEVVTELLATRLVDEAGEGASSGGRRPIVLEFQDDACVILGVDMGATHVSVALTDLRGRVLAWENRPFPVRSDPEGTRALIAEFCAECLRSWGGDPARLVGIGIAVPCPVDPRHQDRFSTHVLPAWKGRAGFEALGARFGAPIFIDNDANLGAVAERWWGAGRGFDDFTYIKVATGVGAGHMVGGRIARGASGVAGEIGHMAIDLSGDPCDCGNRGCLQTFVGASSLVKRARQLLPEYPTSVLHQGALTIDAIENAALADDPLAIHVISTAADYLGIAVAGVLNLMNPGAVIIGGGIARLGERLLVPLRETVLRRTFVSSVAASEIMTSALGPRSIAIGAATIVLEAALGDPRLFPTIGAR from the coding sequence ATGCTCGACGAGCCGTGGAAATCGAAGGTGACGGGGGTAGTCCAGCCTGAAGTGGCGCCGTGGCGCGCCGATGTGACACGTCCGCCCTCGCTCGCCGACTCGGTGCTGCGGCTCATCTGGGACGAGCGGGCGATCTCCCGAGCCGACATCGCGCGGCGCACCGGGCTCTCGCGCTCCACGGTGTCCGAGGTGGTCACGGAGCTCCTGGCCACGCGGCTGGTGGACGAAGCCGGCGAAGGGGCGTCGAGCGGCGGGCGTCGCCCCATCGTGCTCGAGTTCCAGGACGACGCGTGCGTCATCCTCGGCGTCGACATGGGGGCGACGCACGTCTCCGTGGCGCTCACCGACCTGCGCGGGCGCGTGCTGGCGTGGGAGAATCGCCCCTTCCCGGTGCGCAGCGATCCCGAGGGAACGCGCGCCCTCATCGCCGAGTTCTGCGCGGAGTGCCTGCGGAGCTGGGGCGGCGATCCGGCGCGCCTGGTGGGGATCGGCATCGCCGTGCCCTGTCCGGTCGACCCGCGCCACCAGGATCGATTCTCCACGCACGTCCTTCCCGCGTGGAAGGGGCGCGCGGGCTTCGAGGCGTTAGGCGCTCGTTTCGGTGCCCCGATCTTCATCGACAACGACGCCAACCTGGGCGCCGTGGCCGAGCGGTGGTGGGGGGCGGGGCGCGGCTTCGACGACTTCACGTACATCAAGGTGGCCACCGGCGTCGGCGCCGGTCACATGGTGGGCGGGCGCATCGCCCGTGGCGCCAGCGGGGTGGCGGGCGAGATCGGGCACATGGCCATCGATCTCTCCGGCGACCCGTGTGACTGCGGCAACCGTGGTTGCCTGCAGACCTTCGTTGGGGCGAGTTCGCTGGTGAAGCGCGCGCGCCAGCTCCTCCCCGAATACCCCACGAGCGTCCTGCACCAGGGGGCGCTGACGATCGACGCCATCGAGAACGCCGCGCTCGCCGACGATCCGCTGGCGATTCACGTGATCAGCACGGCGGCCGATTACCTGGGGATCGCGGTGGCGGGCGTGTTGAACCTGATGAACCCGGGGGCGGTGATCATCGGCGGCGGCATTGCGCGCCTGGGTGAACGCCTGCTTGTCCCCCTGCGCGAGACGGTGCTGCGCCGGACCTTCGTGAGTTCGGTGGCCGCATCGGAGATCATGACCAGTGCCCTTGGGCCGCGCTCCATCGCCATCGGCGCGGCGACGATCGTGCTCGAGGCCGCGCTGGGCGACCCGCGGCTCTTTCCAACCATCGGCGCGCGGTAG
- a CDS encoding amidohydrolase family protein, with the protein MPAPSIVDYRPRNTLKAPAHTVPKAKFPAIDYHGHPTSQLGSADGLNELADALDALNVRGMVAANNVSGEALKRQAALVQGSPRMKDRVRFLTGIDFRNVGPGWAEKAVAQLEADVAAGAVGIGEIGKGLGLSTKKGDGSRLTIDDPELDPVWQAAARLKLPVFIHTADPQEFWETIDYNNERWLELALFPGRRYPAEQYPSFETLMTERDNLVKRNPKTTFVIAHMGWHANDLARLGKMFDANPNLHTEVGAVLYDIGRQPRAAHDFFIKYQDRILFGKDSFQPEEYPYYWRVFETRDDYFDYYRPYHAFWKLYGIDLPDAVLKKVYFGNALRITGGLPQGGWPK; encoded by the coding sequence CACGCTTAAGGCGCCGGCGCACACGGTGCCCAAGGCGAAGTTCCCGGCGATCGACTATCACGGTCACCCCACGTCGCAGCTCGGCTCCGCCGACGGGCTCAACGAACTCGCCGACGCGCTCGACGCGCTCAACGTGCGGGGGATGGTGGCAGCCAACAACGTCTCGGGCGAAGCGCTCAAGCGGCAGGCGGCGCTCGTGCAGGGGTCGCCGCGCATGAAGGATCGCGTGCGCTTCCTCACCGGAATCGACTTTCGCAACGTCGGGCCCGGGTGGGCTGAGAAGGCGGTGGCGCAGCTCGAGGCCGACGTTGCAGCTGGTGCGGTCGGCATCGGCGAGATCGGCAAGGGGCTCGGCCTCTCCACGAAGAAGGGCGACGGCTCGCGCCTCACGATCGACGACCCCGAGCTCGACCCGGTCTGGCAGGCCGCCGCGCGCCTCAAGCTCCCCGTCTTCATCCACACGGCCGACCCGCAGGAGTTCTGGGAGACGATCGACTACAACAACGAGCGCTGGCTCGAGCTCGCGTTGTTCCCCGGTCGGCGCTATCCGGCGGAGCAGTACCCGTCGTTCGAGACGCTGATGACCGAGCGTGACAACCTGGTCAAGCGGAACCCCAAGACAACCTTCGTGATCGCGCACATGGGGTGGCACGCCAACGACTTGGCGAGACTGGGGAAGATGTTCGACGCCAACCCCAACCTGCACACCGAAGTGGGCGCGGTGCTCTACGACATCGGCCGCCAGCCGCGCGCCGCGCACGACTTCTTCATCAAGTACCAGGATCGCATCCTCTTCGGGAAGGACTCGTTCCAGCCCGAGGAGTACCCGTACTACTGGCGCGTCTTCGAGACGCGCGACGACTACTTCGACTACTACCGTCCGTACCACGCCTTCTGGAAGCTGTACGGGATCGACCTGCCGGATGCAGTGCTGAAGAAGGTCTACTTCGGGAACGCCCTGCGCATCACCGGTGGGCTTCCGCAGGGAGGGTGGCCGAAGTAG